A genome region from Cinclus cinclus chromosome 29, bCinCin1.1, whole genome shotgun sequence includes the following:
- the ADRA1A gene encoding alpha-1A adrenergic receptor, producing MAFLPGNSSECSNCTHFVEPVNISKAILLGIILGGLIVFGVLGNILVILSVACHRHLQSVTHYYIINLAVADLLLTSTVLPFSATMEILGYWVFGRIFCNIWAAVDVLCCTASIMSLCIISIDRYIGVSYPLRYPSIVTERRGLLALLCVWALSLVISIGPLFGWKEPAPEDETICQITEEPGYVLFSALGSFYLPLIIILVMYCRVYVVAKRENKGLSSGMKTEKSHSEEVTLRIHRKNAPGASGSAPNPKSKHHFSVRLLKFSREKKAAKTLGIVVGCFVLCWLPFFVVMPLGSFFPAIKPPDTLFKITFWLGYLNSCINPIIYPCSSQEFKKAFQNVLKAQCLLRKQPAKKQAPSFNLNHPAGQSMESGKRVVRIPVGSGETFYKISKADGVCEWKIFSAAPTKNSASKDCTAAKAKSKGFLQECCCAGTAGSLAHENCKVPTIKIHSISLSEAGEDV from the exons ATGGCTTTCCTCCCTGGAAACTCCTCCGAGTGCTCCAACTGCACCCACTTTGTGGAGCCCGTGAACATTTCCAAGGCCATCTTACTGGGTATTATTCTAGGGGGGCTgattgtttttggggttttgggtaATATCCTCGTTATCCTGTCCGTAGCCTGCCACAGACACCTCCAGAGTGTCACCCACTACTACATCATCAACCTGGCTGTGGCTGACCTCCTCCTGACTTCTACCGTCCTGCCCTTCTCAGCCACCATGGAGATTTTGGGCTACTGGGTCTTTGGGAGGATCTTCTGCAACATCTGGGCAGCTGTTGACGTGCTTTGCTGTACGGCTTCCATCATGAGCCTCTGCATCATCTCCATCGACCGATACATCGGGGTGAGCTACCCACTGAGGTACCCCAGCATAGTGACAGAGAGGAGGggcctcctggccctgctgtgtGTCTGGGCACTGTCCCTGGTCATCTCCATCGGGCCCCTTTTTGGCTGGAAGGAGCCAGCCCCGGAGGATGAGACCATCTGCCAGATCACCGAGGAGCCCGGCTACGTCTTGTTCTCAGCGCTGGGCTCCTTCTACCTCCCCCTCATCATCATCCTCGTCATGTACTGCAGGGTCTACGTGGTGGccaaaagggaaaacaaagggTTGAGCTCTGGGATGAAGACAGAGAAGTCCCATTCTGAGGAGGTGACCCTCCGTATCCACCGCAAAAACGCTCCCGGTGCCAGCGGCTCCGCGCCCAACCCCAAGAGCAAGCACCACTTCTCTGTGCGCCTGCTCAAGTTCTCCAGGGAAAAGAAAGCTGCCAAGACCCTGGGAATAGTTGTAGGATGTTTCGTTCTCTGCTGGCTCCCGTTTTTTGTAGTAATGCCTCTTG gttctttctttcctgcaatCAAACCCCCGgacacactttttaaaataacattttggcTGGGATATTTAAACAGCTGCATCAACCCCATCATCTATCCATGCTCAAGTCAAGAGTTCAAGAAAGCGTTCCAGAATGTCCTGAAAGCTCAGTGCCTCCTGAGGAAGCAGCCAGCAAAGAAGCAAGCCCCCAGCTTCAACCTCAACCATCCTGCTGGCCAGAGCATGGAGAGTGGCAAAAGGGTGGTCAGGATCCCTGTGGGATCGGGAGAAACCTTCTACAAGATTTCCAAGGCAGACGGGGTCTGCGAGTGGAAGATCTTCTCCGCCGCGCCCACCAAAAACTCCGCTTCCAAAGACTGCACGGCTGCCAAAGCCAAGAGCAAAGGGTTCctgcaggaatgctgctgtgcaggcactgcagggagCCTGGCCCatgagaactgcaaagtgccaACCATTAAAATCCACTCCATCTCCCTGAGTGAGGCCGGGGAGGATGTGTAA